A window from Triticum aestivum cultivar Chinese Spring chromosome 6D, IWGSC CS RefSeq v2.1, whole genome shotgun sequence encodes these proteins:
- the LOC123145555 gene encoding exonuclease mut-7 has product MDPAPPPPPPPPLAVHLVTGDAYSPALSHLLQSLAAARIVAFDAEWKPRRRAPSAPSDDASPAPPNPTQLPTVTVLQLACRGEDGGNEVFVVDLLAVPLADLWAPLRELFERPEVLKLGFRFKQDLVYLSATFTAALGGDSGFNRVEPFLDVTNVYHYLKGHDMQKRLPKETKSLASICEELLNVSLSKELQCSDWSCRPLSEGQIQYAASDAYYLLYIFDLFHQKVSIEEKCSPTAEASDEHCSQRASECSSSGNDICFDGYSTSIITKYSDRILLTESDTKARSSRRKEKQKLSSDAKCKEKFDYNTEWMGPPPWDPSVGGDGYPKFLCDVMIEGLAKHLRCVGLDAATPSCRKPQPRELLDQIYKEGRILLTRDAKLIKYQYLATNQVYRVKSLLKHDQLAEVIDTFQLKISEDRLMSRCTKCNGSFIQKPLTLEEAIEASKGFQVIPSCLFNRNMEFWKCTDCNQLYWEGTQYHNAVQKFMSVCNISE; this is encoded by the exons ATGgaccccgcaccgccgccgccgccgccgccgccgctcgcggtACACCTGGTCACCGGCGACGCGTACTCGCCGGCGCTATCCCACCTCCTCcagtccctcgccgccgcccgcatcGTCGCCTTCGACGCCGAGTGGAAGCCACGCCGCCGTGCTCCTTCCGCCCCCAGCGACGACGCCTCGCCAGCTCCCCCTAATCCGACGCAGCTGCCGACCGTTACGGTTCTCCAGCTGGCCTGCCGGGGAGAAGACGGGGGCAACGAGGTGTTCGTCGTCGACCTCCTCGCCGTGCCGCTCGCCGACCTGTGGGCGCCGCTGAGGGAGCTGTTTGAGCGGCCCGAGGTGCTGAAGCTGGGGTTCCGGTTCAAGCAGGACCTCGTGTACCTCTCCGCCACCTTCACGGCTGCCCTCGGAGGCGACTCTGGATTCAACAGG GTGGAGCCTTTCTTGGATGTCACCAACGTTTATCACTACCTCAAGGGGCATGACATGCAAAAGAGACTTCCAAAGGAGACCAAGAGTTTGGCTTCAATATGCGAGGAACTGCTGAATGTCTCTTTATCCAAG GAACTCCAGTGTAGCGATTGGTCATGCCGACCCTTGAGCGAAGGGCAAATACAATATGCTGCATCAGATGCCTACTACTTGCTATATATATTTGATTTGTTCCATCAGAAGGTCAGCATTGAAG AAAAATGTTCACCAACAGCTGAAGCTTCAGATGAACATTGCTCACAAAGGGCAAGTGAATGTTCATCGTCAGGAAATGACATTTGCTTTGATGGGTATTCGACATCCATCATCACGAAGTACAGCGACAGGATTTTGTTGACAGAGTCAGATACAAAAGCCCGTTCCTCAAGACGAAAAGAAAAGCAAAAGCTGTCGAGTGATGCCAAGTGCAAAGAGAAGTTTGATTACAATACTGAATGGATGGGTCCCCCTCCATGGGATCCTTCCGTTGGTGGAGATGGATACCCAAAGTTTCTGTGTGATGTGATG ATTGAGGGTCTAGCTAAGCACTTGAGATGTGTTGGATTGGATGCCGCCACTCCATCTTGTAGAAAACCTCAACCAAG GGAATTATTAGATCAAATCTACAAGGAAGGAAGAATATTACTAACACGAGATGCCAAGCTCATAAAGTATCAGTATTTGGCGACTAATCAAGTATACAGAGTGAAAAGCCTGCTCAAACATGATCAACTGGCTGAG GTGATTGACACCTTCCAGTTAAAGATCTCTGAGGACCGATTAATGTCGAGATGTACAAAGTGCAACGGAAGTTTCATTCAGAAACCATTAACGCTTGAGGAAGCCATAGAAGCCTCCAAAGGTTTTCAGGTCATCCCCTCATGCCTCTTCAACCGAAATATGGAGTTCTGGAAGTGCACTGACTGCAACCAACTCTACTGGGAG GGAACTCAGTACCACAACGCAGTTCAAAAATTCATGTCAGTCTGCAACATTAGTGAGTGA
- the LOC123145558 gene encoding MDIS1-interacting receptor like kinase 2 → MQSKMRSASTPLLYLCVLVMPSCLLLLQRAHAAARHGGISLMSQQKALLHWKSTLANPAAEMSSWRDTTSTSSSPCNWTGIMCTAVRHGRSMPWVVTSISLPDAGIHGKLGSIPAEIGRLVMLNKLDLYQNQITGTIPPEVGNLTQLNILRVYKNRLTGSIPPELGILVNLSNLDLSANQIAGSIPASLGNLTNLLRLSLFRNQITGSIPQDIGNLVNLQTLFLDENKISGSIPKTFGNLQNIQRLNMNDNKLTGSLPQGFGDLKNIVGLNLADNSLSGPLPMNICTGGSLRAFVMSLNMFNVSVPWSLKTCTSLTGLYLDGNQLTGDISHHFGVYPQLRHIWLTSNRLSGSIAPKWGDCPQLKEFKLGQNMITGQIPPTLSKLSNLVDLTLDSNHITGWIPPEFGDLKNLYILNLSLNQLSGPVPLQLGKLRNLGHLDLSENSLSGSIPEELGSCIELLFLKINTNNFTGKLPGAIGNLASLQMMLDASNNKLEGVLPKELGKLEMLEFLNLSHNQFSGSIPSSFASMRGSLHTTLQDEELAKGLDWHKRAALINDVAQAISYLHNDCSPPIIHRDITSNNILLDTNFKAYVSDFGTARILKPDTSNWSALAGTYGYIAPELSYTSVVTEKCDVYSFGVLVLEVLIGKHPRDLLQHLASSTEPYTLVNKILDQRPSAPTTIEEKNIVFQIKVVFSCLKASPQARPTMQEIYQMLIHYESSTSV, encoded by the exons ATGCAAAGCAAAATGCGATCTGCCTCAACACCCCTGCTCTACCTTTGTGTCCTTGTCATGCCATCATGTCTCCTTCTCTTGCAACGAGCGCATGCAGCAGCGCGTCATGGTGGCATATCACTCATGTCTCAACAGAAGGCCCTCCTCCACTGGAAATCAACACTCGCAAACCCAGCAGCGGAGATGAGCTCCTGGCGGGACACCACCAGCACCAGCAGCAGCCCGTGCAACTGGACGGGGATCATGTGCACGGCTGTTCGCCATGGCCGCAGCATGCCCTGGGTCGTGACCAGCATCTCCCTGCCAGATGCTGGCATCCATGGCAAGCTTG GTTCCATCCCCGCTGAAATAGGAAGGCTAGTCATGTTAAACAAACTTGATCTCTACCAAAATCAAATAACAGGAACGATACCTCCAGAAGTAGGCAACCTCACTCAGCTGAACATACTTCGTGTCTATAAAAATCGACTAACGGGTTCTATACCCCCAGAACTAGGCATCCTAGTAAATCTCTCGAATTTGGACCTATCAGCCAACCAAATCGCTGGCTCTATTCCTGCCAGCTTAGGAAACCTTACTAATTTATTAAGATTGTCCCTTTTTAGAAATCAGATAACAGGCTCTATCCCACAGGATATTGGCAATTTGGTGAACCTCCAAACATTGTTCTTGGACGAGAATAAAATTTCTGGCTCAATACCCAAAACATTTGGAAACCTACAAAACATCCAACGTCTGAACATGAATGATAACAAATTAACGGGATCTCTTCCTCAGGGATTTGGAGATCTCAAGAACATAGTCGGCCTTAATCTGGCTGATAACTCCCTTTCTGGACCTTTGCCTATGAATATATGTACCGGCGGCAGTCTCAGAGCTTTTGTAATGTCTCTGAATATGTTCAATGTCTCAGTTCCATGGAGCTTAAAGACCTGTACAAGTTTGACTGGACTTTACCTTGACGGAAACCAACTGACAGGAGATATATCTCACCATTTTGGAGTTTACCCACAACTTAGGCACATATGGTTGACATCCAATAGACTCTCTGGGAGCATTGCACCAAAGTGGGGAGACTGCCCCCAACTAAAGGAATTCAAGCTAGGACAAAACATGATTACTGGTCAAATACCTCCCACCCTATCAAAATTATCCAATTTGGTAGACCTAACACTCGATTCTAACCACATAACTGGTTGGATTCCACCAGAGTTTGGAGATTTGAAAAATCTTTATATCTTGAATCTGTCACTCAATCAGTTATCAGGCCCTGTACCTTTGCAGTTGGGGAAGTTGAGAAATTTAGGACACCTTGATCTATCTGAAAACAGTTTGAGTGGATCAATACCAGAGGAATTGGGAAGCTGCATAGAACTATTGTTCTTGAAGATcaacaccaacaacttcactggaAAATTGCCTGGTGCAATTGGAAATTTAGCAAGCCTACAGATGATGTTAGATGCCAGCAATAACAAACTTGAAGGTGTCTTGCCAAAAGAACTTGGAAAGTTGGAGATGCTGGAATTTCTTAATTTATCCCATAACCAGTTCAGTGGAAGCATTCCGTCCTCCTTCGCAAGCATG CGTGGAAGTCTCCACACGACTTTACAAGATGAGGAATTAGCCAAGGGATTGGATTGGCATAAGAGAGCTGCCCTTATAAATGATGTTGCTCAGGCAATATCCTATTTGCACAATGACTGTAGTCCTCCTATAATTCATCGAGATATCACAAGCAACAACATCCTGCTTGATACAAATTTTAAGGCTTATGTCTCAGATTTTGGTACAGCAAGGATTTTGAAGCCTGATACATCAAACTGGAGTGCACTAGCAGGGACATATGGCTACATTGCTCCTG AGTTGTCCTACACTTCTGTTGTGACAGAGAAATGTGATGTGTACAGCTTTGGTGTGCTTGTGCTAGAGGTGTTGATAGGGAAGCATCCAAGAGATCTACTCCAACATCTTGCCTCATCAACAGAGCCATATACTCTTGTCAACAAAATCTTGGACCAACGGCCTTCAGCACCAACAACAATAGAAGAGAAAAACATAGTTTTCCAAATCAAGGTAGTATTTTCTTGCTTGAAAGCTTCCCCTCAAGCAAGGCCAACAATGCAGGAGATCTACCAGATGCTCATCCATTATGAATCTTCCACTTCAGTGTGA